The Corynebacterium felinum DNA segment CGCACCCGCAGGGGACTTCCACCTGACTAACACACTGCCCGAAAAAATCGCCTTCATCTGCGCCGGAACCGGAATCACCCCCGTGATCTCCATGCTGCGCACCCTGAATGAACGCGGACAATTCGACAACACCCACGTCACACTCATCTACTCCGTGCACGACCGAAACCAACTATTCTTCGGCGATGAAATCCTCGCACTAGCAGAACGCACCCCCAACTTCCACCCACACATCCAAATCACCAGCGACAACGGGCGCATCACTCCAGACAACATCGCCAAGATCTGCCCAGACATCACCGAGCGCACCCTCTACGCCTGCGGACCCGCGGCCATGCTCAACGACTACGAACACTGGGCGAAAGAACACAACCTTATCCTCCGCACCGAACGATTCACCCTCGAGCGCGACTCTGATGCCCAAGGCGGCGACATCGACTTCGGCAACGGACGCCACACACACGCCGATGGCGCAACCACCATCCTCGAAGCAGGCGAAAACGCCGGAGTACAACTACCCTTCGGATGCCGCATGGGCATTTGCCACACCTGCACCCGCACACTCAGCAAAGGCCACGCGCTCAACCTCGTCACAGGAGAAGAACACGAAGAAGGCGCCCGCATCCGCACCTGCGTATCCGTAGCCTGCGGCAACATCGCAATCAGCTAACCTCCAACCCCTTTCGAAGAAAGAACAGTACCCAGCTCATGGCAATCGACAACATCAAGGTCTACGCACACCTAAGCGACGAGGACATCGCCGAAATCGGACGCCGCCTCGACGAGATCAAAAACGACATCATGTCCGACCTTGGCCCCAAAGATGTCGGCTACATCAAAAACCTCATCCGCCTCCAACGCTCACTCGAAGTAGCAGGCCGACTCACCCTGCTGTTTTCAGGCAACAAGCCATTCTGGTGGGCAGGCACCAGCATGCTCACCTTCGCCAAGATCCTCGAAAACCTCGAAATCGGGCACAACGTGCTGCACGGACAATGGGACTGGATGAACGACCCAGAAATCCACTCCACCACCTGGGAATGGGACATCGTGTGCCCATCCAGCCAATGGATGCACTCCCACAACTACGTCCACCACACCTTCACCAACGTCCTCGGCATGGACAACGACGTCGGATACGGCATCCTGCGCGTGACCCGCGACAAAAAATGGAGCCCACTCAACGCCTTCCAGCCTGTGATTAATCCCATTTTGGCGAGTGTGTTCCAGTGGGCGGTGGGCTACTACGACGTCGAACTCGGGCGCTTTTTCTCCGGGCGTGTTCAGTGGAAAGACATCGAAGAAAAATTCTGGGAAACCACCACCAAAGCAGGCAAACAAACCCTGCGCGACTACGTGCTCTACCCAGCGCTATCCGGACGCAACTTCAAATCCACCATCGTGGCAAACCTCACCGCCAACACACTGCGCTCCGTATGGGCCTATGCCGTGATCTTCTGTGGACACTTCCCCGACGAAGTAGAAACCTTCACCAAAGAACAATTCAAAAACGAAGACCACAACCAGTGGTACCTGCGCCAAATGCTCGGCTCCGCCAACTTCCACGGCGGCAAACTGCTGACCATTCTCTCCGGTAACCTCAACTACCAAATCGAGCACCACCTCTTCCCCGACATGCCCTCCAACCGACTAGCGGAAGCAGGGGAAAAAGTACGAGCACTGTGCTCCGAATTCCACCTGCCCTACAACGTCGATTCCTTCCCCGCACAGCTGTTCAAAGTGCAAAAAACACTGCTCAAACTCACACTGCCCAACAAATACCTGCTGGCAGACCCCGACAACGCACCAGAAGTGCGCTCCAACCGTGCGTTTGAGAAAAACCCCCAGATCGAATCGCAACTTCTCCACGGGGAGCACAACGGGCAGCGCCGCGGACTCATCCACGGCCTTGGCATGCTCAAGCAGCTGCGCCCTGGTGTTAAAGATGTGATCATGCACTACACCGGTCGCACACCACAACGCATGGCTAAACGCGCTCGCGTGGCGCTCGCCCGCTAACACACACAACAACACACGCCGCACCCTCGACTTTTACGGTGCGGCGTGTGTTGTTTCTTGCGTATCGACGCCGGTGAAACTCAACGCTTACACTGGTGCGGTATTAATCCCACTCAATGTTGGTACGCAACGCAGCCAGCAATTTCCGAACAGCCTGCACCCTGCGACCCGTGGGGGAGTCTGCCTCAAAAGAATCCAACTGGCACTCCGGATCAGCAGGTGGCCCCATATGCGTACAACCACGAGGGCATTCCTCCACCGCTTCGCGAAGATCATCAAACACCCCCACCACGGTATCGGCATCCACATGGGCTAAACCGAAGGAACGAATACCGGGGGTATCGATAATCCAGCCATTATCTTCCAAGCGTAAAGCCACCGCCTGAGTTGAGGTATGACGACCCTTACCCACGCCCGAAACCTCACCAGTTTCACGCTGCGCATGAGGCACAATGCGGTTGACCAACGTCGACTTACCCACGCCCGAATGACCAATAAGCGCAGTGATATGCCCATCAATTACCTTCATCACGGCATCGAGAGGATCATTCATCCCGCAGATCACCACAGGAACATTCAGCGAAGAAAACTCCGCAGCAAACTCCGTAGGATCAGCCAAATCAGACTTCGTTAAACAAATGATCGGCTGCAAATTTCCCACAAACGCCGCCACCAACGCACGCTCAACAAAACCCGCACGTGGGGGAGGATCCGCCACCGCACACACAATCAACAACTGCGACGCATTCGCCACCACAATCCGTTCAAAAGGATCAGTATCATCAGCGGTACGACGCAGCACACTTGTACGCTCATCAAGCTTGACAATACGCGCCAAAGAACCAGGGCGACCAGACGTATCACCCACAATGCCCACACGATCGCCCACCTCAACAGGGGTACGCCCCATCTCCCGAGCCCTCATGCACACAATGGGATTGCCCTCATACTCGCGCCCATCCAGCACCACACCCCAGCGGCCACGATCCTTCGTCACCACCATGCCAAAAACCGCGTTGTCATGCGTAGGACGATCCTTCGTCCGCGGCCGCGAACCCTTACCTGGGCGAACCCTCACATCACTTTCATCCCACTGCGAACGAGAACGCGAATACCCACTACGACGTGCCACGCTACGCCTTGCCCCCTTGCACCATTGCAGTCCACATGTGCTCAAAGCCCGGAAGAGTCTTCGACGTCGTGGCAATATTCTCAACACTCACACCAGGGATCACCAAGCCAATGATTGCACCAGCCGTAGCCATCCGATGGTCCGCATAGCTTAACCACTGACCACCGCGCAGACGCGCAGGGCGGATGAGCAAGCCGTCGGCAAGCTCTGTGCAGTCACCACCCACAGCCGTAATCTCCCTCGTCAACGCCGCTAAACGATCAGTCTCATGGCCCCGCAAATGCGCAATACCCCGAAGCCGCGACTCAGACGTTGCCAACGCCGCCAACGCCGCCACCGTCGGAGTCAACTCCCCAATATCCGACATATCAATATCAATGCCACGCAGCCTGCCCTGTGGCGGACCCGTCACCGTCAAATCAAAACGCGACCCCTCAGCCTGCAGCTCAACCGAACAGCCCATCGACTCCATAATGTTTCGAATCGCATCACCAGGCTGCGTTGTTGCCACAGGCCAATGCGGAATCGTCACGCAACCACCCGTCACCGCAGCCGCCGCTAAAAACGGAGTCGCATTGGACAAATCCGGCTCCACCCGCCACGTTCCCCCACGAATCGGGCCAGGAGACACAGTCCACTGATGCTCCACAGACGTATCCACAACAATGCCAGCCTTGCGCAACATATCAACCGTCATCTCAATATGCGGCATCGACGGCAACTTCCCACCCACATGGCGAACAGTCAACCCCTGCTCAAAACGCGGCGCTGCCAACAACAACCCAGAAACAAACTGCGAGGAGCCAGAGGCATCAATTTCAACCACACCCCCAGCAACACCGCCACGGCCAACCACCCGAAACGGCAACGAATCATTCTCCGAGGCAATGATCTCCACACCTAATGCCCGAAGACCAGCTAAAATGCCCCCCATTGGGCGTTTTCGGGCATGCTCATCCCCATCAAACAACACCGTCCCGTGCGCCAACGCCGCAATAGGCGGAACGAAACGCATCACGGTACCAGCAAGCCCACAATCAATCGCACCACTAGTCACCTGCTCAATCGGGTCGACATGTACACGAGTATTCGCCGGATGCGACTCATCCGCCTCAAACTCCACGCGCGCGCCCAACCGCTCTAAGGCCCGTGCCATTAACTCAGTATCCCGACTCAACAACGCACCCGAAATGGTGCTCGGGGAGTGCGCTAAAGCAGCCAACACCAACGCACGGTTAGTAATCGACTTAGAGCCAGGGACAGTAACAGTCGCAGACACCGGATGATGGGCAACCGGGGCTGACCACAACGGGAAAGAAGAAGGACACGAGGATTGAGCCATAAAAACAATAGTATGCCATGTAGACAACCAGAGGCCATGTAGACAAAACTAAGAAGTTATGTGTGGACGATTCGTACTCTTCGCCTCCGACGAGGAAATCATGGCAGTACCTGGCTTCCCTGTCGTCTATGCCCCACACGGGCTGCCCAAAGCACGCTACAACATCGCGCCCACCCAGATCATTCCCATTATCCGCACCGGTGACACACCGGAAGAAATAGTGATCGAACCAGCCCGCTGGGGGCTGATTCCCGCGTGGAAAAAAGACCTGAGCGGTGCACCGTTGTTTAACGCACGAAGCGAAACACTCACCCACAAACCCAGCTTCTCCCACGCATTTCGCACCAACCGCTGCGCAATCCCCATGTCAGGATATTACGAATGGAAAGACAAACAACCCTACTGGATCAGCACCGGTGACATTGTTTATGTAGCAGGGCTTTTTGACACAGGGCTCAACCGGCTTTCTGCCACCATGGTCACCACCGACGCCATACCCCCACTCGATAGCGTCCACCACCGAATGCCCCGTTTTCTCGAACCGGACGAACTCCGAATCTGGCTGGGGGAAGACATACAGGCAGCAACGCAATTACTGCATCCCACCAGCCACGAAATGGTGAGCACCTTTACCATCAGCCCCGCGGACCCACGCGTGGGCAACGTCAAAAACGATGATCCCGATCTGATCAACAATCCAGCGCTGTTTTAAAGCACAGTGGGACGCTAGATCGCTGCAATATCGGCAACCTTAGCATTGGTCAGGTGCACGAGATCATCGGCAGAAAGTTCCACGTCCAACCCGCGCTTGCCGCCGGAAACAAAAATTGTATCGAAAAGCTGCGCGGACTCATCAAGCACGGTAGGCACCGGCGTTTTTTGTCCAAGGGGCGAAATGCCACCCGGGATATATCCCGAAGACTTTGACGCATCGTGTGGATCTGCCATCGTTACCTTCGGTACTCCCAGCGCTGCAGCAGCTTTTTTCAAACTCAACTGATATGCCACAGGTAAACACGCCACCGCAAGCTTCCTTTTGGGCCCCACCCCAGCGGTCAAATCCACCATTAAGGTTTTAAAGACCCGCTCAGGGCTGACCTGGAGAGCCTCAGCAGCCTCCTGTCCAAAATGAGACGTCCCCGCTGAAAAGCAATGGGTCACATAACGTGTCTGCGACTCTTCCAAAACCTTCAACGCCGGAGTAGCTGCATGCACTTTCTTCTTGCCCATAAACTCAATGTTTACACCACGCTGAGTCAAAAAACTAACGTGAAGAGCATGGATTTGGTGCGCACCACAACGCTGTCAACGGTGAAAACCACCACAAGAGACCTGTGTGTACAAAGCTCAACTGGTGCAGCTGCTTCTCGTATTTTTACCGCACAAAGGCTGTAGCACGTCTAATATTAAGGGTGGGGTAAGGATGCACGGTAAGCTTTCTTTCGGAAGAAGGTACACATGTTTCGCTGACACTCTCATAAGGAGGTGAACCCTGTAACCGCGATGGCTACCACAACTTCAGCCGCCAAAGATACGGGACTTCGACAACGCTTCGAAGAAGAAGCACTGCCACTGTTGGATCATCTTTACAGTGGTGCATTGCGAATGACGCGCAATGAGACGGATGCGGAAGACTTGGTTCAAGAAACCTACATGAAGGCATTTCAATCGTTTGCCTCCTTTACTCCAGGGACAAACCTGAAGGCTTGGTTGTACCGAATTATGACCAATAGCTACATCAACGCCTATCGGAAAAAACAGCGCCAGCCGCAACACACCAGCCACGAAGAGGTGACGGACTACCAGCTTCTGACCACATCTATGCACGAGGCCATTGGATTGGAATCTGCGGAAGTTGAAGCGCTGCGCAACATTCCCGATGGGACAATTGCACACGCCATGATGGAACTCGCCGACGATTACCGGATGGTTGTTTACTATGCTGACATTGAAGGTTTTGCATACAAGGAAATAGCTGAGATTATGGGTTCTCCGCTCGGTACTGTCATGTCCCGGTTACACCGTGGAAGAAAAATGCTCCGTAGTGCGTTAATAGATGTAGCGAAAGAACGAGGATTTTCAGTCGACGATTCCGCGTCCGCACACTAGCACTCCGTGGCACAATTGTGCCTATAGCAACAACCCACTTTCATACAGAAAACAGGCTTCTATGACCACCTCAGATCGAGCGTCAGAAAACTCCACCCCACTGGTGGCTGACGAAGAATATTTAGAGGCACATCCGGTGCTGAAGGAACATCCGGATTGCGCAGATCTACATGTCTTCCTCTATCAATTTGTTGATCATGAAATGTCCGCGCAGGACCGACAGCGACTAGAACAGCACATTGACGCATGCCCCGACTGTGCCGAAATGGTCTGTGCGGAAGAACAGATACGCCAAGTGCTCCAGCATGTCTGCGAAACAAATGCCCCAAATTCCTTGCGACAAAAAATCCTCCAAGGATTGCACCAAACTCATGATCCCTGTGTCTAGGGACTAAAGAAAAAACTAACCCTTTCCTTGTATAAGGAAAGGGCTAGATTTGCGTGTGCCCCTAGCACCATGGAAAAGGTGCTAGGGGCACACGCGGTATTGGGCTAAAACTTAAGCGTTTGGACGCTTGCCGTGATTAGCCTTCTTCTTGCGACGATCCTTGCGCTTACGGCCACGCTGGCTCATGGTGCTCTCCTTATAAAATTACGAAGGGAATATCAGCTGTCCACTTTACTGGGTGGCAGTAGCTACGCGAAAATCAGTGGGGGAGAAACATTCTACCAACAGCGGTTTACTCGATTGCACAACCCTAGTGGAAAGCGCTCGCATCACCTGTGCGGTAGACATGTGTAAAGAGATTACAACGCGACGCGTGCGCGACCACGGCCACGATTCTTACGACGCTTAAGCGCGCGACGCTCGTCCTCGCTCATACCGCCCCACACGCCAGCATCCTGGCCGGTCTCCAACGCCCAAGCCAAGCACTGGGAAGTCACAGGGCAACGATTACATACAACTTTAGCTGCAGCAACCTGGGCCAACGCGGGGCCAGAGTTACCGACAGGGAAGAACAGCTCAGGGTCTTCATCACGACAAACTGCTTTATGGCGCCAATCCATAATAAATACTCCTTGTGAAAAAGAATCAGTGCAAGAAGAAGGAACTTTCCATAGAACGATGAAAAGTTACTTCACAATTAATGGTGAGAGTTTCTTGTCAAGAGTGCTCCACCGTATTCACGGAAAGGTTCGACACTTGCGCTATGCCGAACATACAAACCGATCACACTGGGGTGCCACGACGCTGGGTTGGAGAAACTTTCGGTAACCCCCAAAGTGTTTCTCGCATCTGCCTAGATAATTCCGCTTCGGCTGAATAGTGAGGGAAGAAGACACAGAGCAAAACCTGTGAAATATTCCATTTTATGTTCAGCTTTCACTTATCTAAGAGCCAGCTGCGAATAGAACCTGAACTCTCATTAAGTTTCTATCCGCGATTTGCTCTGTCAAAATGATCCCACGTTCGCCGGAACTTGGCTAGAGTTTCGGGTGATTTTGTGGCGAGAATCACAAAAGTTGGGAAGTGTAGCAGGGATCGTGATGGGATGGCGTCGGCGATTTTCTCTGATAAAAATCTGCTATCTATTGATTTGACCTGCGCTTTTTCTGAAGTGTCATACGAAGTAATGATCCGTGATTCGTCAAATCGAAACGGCCACCCCCTCGTTTTTCACACCCGCGCGACAAAAAAGACGTCAGACAAGTGGGTTTACCCCCGTACGT contains these protein-coding regions:
- a CDS encoding ferredoxin reductase produces the protein MTTINPPTPTPPAAKVKDRLAGLRGILTRFTTPLLPDDYAVMLNPLWSTRELRGSIDSVRKEGDVAHLVITPGWGVPTTFEAGQYIGIGVEINGRYTWRSYSLTNAPGTSNGKLSITVRAVEKGKLSNHLVSTIAPGTTVRLAAPAGDFHLTNTLPEKIAFICAGTGITPVISMLRTLNERGQFDNTHVTLIYSVHDRNQLFFGDEILALAERTPNFHPHIQITSDNGRITPDNIAKICPDITERTLYACGPAAMLNDYEHWAKEHNLILRTERFTLERDSDAQGGDIDFGNGRHTHADGATTILEAGENAGVQLPFGCRMGICHTCTRTLSKGHALNLVTGEEHEEGARIRTCVSVACGNIAIS
- a CDS encoding fatty acid desaturase family protein, producing MAIDNIKVYAHLSDEDIAEIGRRLDEIKNDIMSDLGPKDVGYIKNLIRLQRSLEVAGRLTLLFSGNKPFWWAGTSMLTFAKILENLEIGHNVLHGQWDWMNDPEIHSTTWEWDIVCPSSQWMHSHNYVHHTFTNVLGMDNDVGYGILRVTRDKKWSPLNAFQPVINPILASVFQWAVGYYDVELGRFFSGRVQWKDIEEKFWETTTKAGKQTLRDYVLYPALSGRNFKSTIVANLTANTLRSVWAYAVIFCGHFPDEVETFTKEQFKNEDHNQWYLRQMLGSANFHGGKLLTILSGNLNYQIEHHLFPDMPSNRLAEAGEKVRALCSEFHLPYNVDSFPAQLFKVQKTLLKLTLPNKYLLADPDNAPEVRSNRAFEKNPQIESQLLHGEHNGQRRGLIHGLGMLKQLRPGVKDVIMHYTGRTPQRMAKRARVALAR
- the rsgA gene encoding ribosome small subunit-dependent GTPase A, coding for MARRSGYSRSRSQWDESDVRVRPGKGSRPRTKDRPTHDNAVFGMVVTKDRGRWGVVLDGREYEGNPIVCMRAREMGRTPVEVGDRVGIVGDTSGRPGSLARIVKLDERTSVLRRTADDTDPFERIVVANASQLLIVCAVADPPPRAGFVERALVAAFVGNLQPIICLTKSDLADPTEFAAEFSSLNVPVVICGMNDPLDAVMKVIDGHITALIGHSGVGKSTLVNRIVPHAQRETGEVSGVGKGRHTSTQAVALRLEDNGWIIDTPGIRSFGLAHVDADTVVGVFDDLREAVEECPRGCTHMGPPADPECQLDSFEADSPTGRRVQAVRKLLAALRTNIEWD
- the aroA gene encoding 3-phosphoshikimate 1-carboxyvinyltransferase produces the protein MVFMAQSSCPSSFPLWSAPVAHHPVSATVTVPGSKSITNRALVLAALAHSPSTISGALLSRDTELMARALERLGARVEFEADESHPANTRVHVDPIEQVTSGAIDCGLAGTVMRFVPPIAALAHGTVLFDGDEHARKRPMGGILAGLRALGVEIIASENDSLPFRVVGRGGVAGGVVEIDASGSSQFVSGLLLAAPRFEQGLTVRHVGGKLPSMPHIEMTVDMLRKAGIVVDTSVEHQWTVSPGPIRGGTWRVEPDLSNATPFLAAAAVTGGCVTIPHWPVATTQPGDAIRNIMESMGCSVELQAEGSRFDLTVTGPPQGRLRGIDIDMSDIGELTPTVAALAALATSESRLRGIAHLRGHETDRLAALTREITAVGGDCTELADGLLIRPARLRGGQWLSYADHRMATAGAIIGLVIPGVSVENIATTSKTLPGFEHMWTAMVQGGKA
- a CDS encoding SOS response-associated peptidase → MCGRFVLFASDEEIMAVPGFPVVYAPHGLPKARYNIAPTQIIPIIRTGDTPEEIVIEPARWGLIPAWKKDLSGAPLFNARSETLTHKPSFSHAFRTNRCAIPMSGYYEWKDKQPYWISTGDIVYVAGLFDTGLNRLSATMVTTDAIPPLDSVHHRMPRFLEPDELRIWLGEDIQAATQLLHPTSHEMVSTFTISPADPRVGNVKNDDPDLINNPALF
- the ybaK gene encoding Cys-tRNA(Pro) deacylase gives rise to the protein MGKKKVHAATPALKVLEESQTRYVTHCFSAGTSHFGQEAAEALQVSPERVFKTLMVDLTAGVGPKRKLAVACLPVAYQLSLKKAAAALGVPKVTMADPHDASKSSGYIPGGISPLGQKTPVPTVLDESAQLFDTIFVSGGKRGLDVELSADDLVHLTNAKVADIAAI
- a CDS encoding sigma-70 family RNA polymerase sigma factor gives rise to the protein MATTTSAAKDTGLRQRFEEEALPLLDHLYSGALRMTRNETDAEDLVQETYMKAFQSFASFTPGTNLKAWLYRIMTNSYINAYRKKQRQPQHTSHEEVTDYQLLTTSMHEAIGLESAEVEALRNIPDGTIAHAMMELADDYRMVVYYADIEGFAYKEIAEIMGSPLGTVMSRLHRGRKMLRSALIDVAKERGFSVDDSASAH
- a CDS encoding anti-sigma factor family protein, with the protein product MSAQDRQRLEQHIDACPDCAEMVCAEEQIRQVLQHVCETNAPNSLRQKILQGLHQTHDPCV
- a CDS encoding 50S ribosomal protein bL37; the protein is MSQRGRKRKDRRKKKANHGKRPNA
- a CDS encoding WhiB family transcriptional regulator, encoding MDWRHKAVCRDEDPELFFPVGNSGPALAQVAAAKVVCNRCPVTSQCLAWALETGQDAGVWGGMSEDERRALKRRKNRGRGRARVAL